The Methanolacinia petrolearia DSM 11571 genome has a segment encoding these proteins:
- a CDS encoding formate/nitrite transporter family protein, with translation MVFHAPVTIVAKTGDAGKYKVSLPAWNMLLRGFMAGAYIAIGGALATVCSTGVSATLGAGIAKLVLGAVFPVGLIIIVLTGAELFTGDAMFAPMAAFIHKVSWASVLNLWVWVYIGNLIGSLVYAFFMAYGPLTSWSGSVGTATVFGGTAVSIAAGKVSYAGFFGMFSAFLKAICCNWLVNLAILLGICADDAIGKIVGIWFPIMAFVSSGFEHCVANMYFIPAGIMTAPYLTADQVASIGAEKIANLNWVTMWTNNIIIVTIGNIVGGLFFVGVLYWYAFKKEIEASK, from the coding sequence ATGGTATTTCATGCCCCTGTTACTATTGTAGCAAAAACTGGAGATGCAGGCAAGTACAAGGTGAGCCTGCCTGCATGGAATATGCTTCTCCGTGGATTCATGGCCGGAGCATATATCGCAATCGGAGGTGCCCTGGCGACAGTCTGTTCGACAGGTGTATCTGCAACGCTCGGTGCAGGTATTGCAAAACTTGTTTTGGGTGCTGTCTTCCCTGTCGGGCTTATTATCATCGTTCTTACCGGTGCAGAACTCTTTACCGGAGATGCGATGTTTGCCCCGATGGCAGCTTTCATCCATAAGGTGAGCTGGGCTTCTGTCCTGAATTTGTGGGTCTGGGTTTATATCGGAAACCTGATCGGATCGCTGGTCTACGCGTTCTTCATGGCCTATGGTCCGCTCACAAGCTGGTCGGGCTCGGTCGGAACAGCAACCGTATTTGGAGGTACCGCTGTCAGCATTGCTGCAGGTAAAGTGTCTTATGCAGGTTTCTTCGGGATGTTTTCTGCATTCCTAAAGGCGATCTGTTGTAACTGGCTCGTTAACCTTGCAATTCTGCTTGGAATTTGTGCGGACGATGCAATCGGCAAGATTGTCGGAATATGGTTCCCGATCATGGCTTTCGTATCGTCAGGATTCGAGCACTGTGTAGCGAACATGTACTTCATCCCTGCGGGGATAATGACGGCCCCCTACCTTACGGCCGATCAGGTCGCTTCAATAGGTGCCGAGAAGATTGCAAATCTTAACTGGGTAACGATGTGGACCAATAACATCATCATCGTAACCATAGGAAACATCGTAGGCGGACTGTTCTTTGTAGGAGTCCTGTACTGGTACGCATTCAAGAAGGAAATTGAAGCGAGCAAATAA
- a CDS encoding proton-conducting transporter transmembrane domain-containing protein, translating to MELELIITGLAFLALACVSAAIATFAGEGKESLNKLSSFTGICGSLLTASGSLLAFAGDREIILGTYPLAPGLDLYFGIDRLSGIFLLLLAIVSCAVSLYILGDLKEGENKNLQKRISTRNALMYGFIISMALVLISRDIVGFIISWELMAISSFLLVMFEYEDEKTQRAGMYYFAMTQLSTVFIISGFLALVSESGSYTFSGIAPVSGEPASLIFCLLLVGFSIKAGVIPLHKWLPYAHPAAPSAISALMSGVMLNIAVYGLLRVLLDITEIEIWWGGAIIVLGLLSAVLGVMYAMKESDIKALLAYSSIENIGIIFLGIGLFVLFTASSYEFLGMLALAGSLFHAFSHGIVKSLLFMTAGSVVHSVHTRDIDEMGGLIKRMPNTGFIFFVGAIAISAIPPLCCFAGELMIFESLIYSFQEVGAYMRLLILVILSLFALTSAMSAACFVKAFGISFLGLPRSKCAEEAEEVHSGAVIGPAILAGVCILTGVFSGMIMDFAGYPGFLPDMLSVSLLLLLVVLLVYASLKTIRHPSDRISVTWDCGIRRPASRIEYTSEGFSQPLVTIFSSMFRTKQCLEKEYYDSEGCIFKSGTGGIRLIRFFEEYIYIPAGHAVERFAELVSRHQNGSLDTYLLYLFITVVSVIIYLGLMQ from the coding sequence ATGGAATTGGAGTTAATAATCACAGGTCTGGCTTTTCTGGCTTTGGCCTGTGTTTCTGCGGCTATCGCAACATTCGCCGGAGAAGGGAAAGAGTCATTAAACAAACTCTCATCATTCACGGGGATCTGCGGTTCGCTGCTGACTGCATCGGGATCGCTTCTGGCTTTTGCCGGAGACAGGGAGATTATTCTTGGCACCTACCCGCTTGCTCCGGGACTCGACCTCTATTTCGGGATCGACAGGCTGTCGGGAATTTTCCTTCTCCTGCTTGCAATTGTGTCGTGTGCAGTATCTCTCTACATACTCGGCGACCTGAAAGAGGGGGAAAATAAGAACCTTCAAAAACGCATCAGTACGCGAAACGCCCTGATGTACGGATTCATAATATCCATGGCGCTGGTCCTCATATCGAGGGACATCGTCGGGTTCATAATCAGCTGGGAGCTCATGGCAATATCCTCCTTTCTTCTTGTAATGTTTGAATACGAGGACGAAAAAACGCAGAGGGCCGGAATGTATTATTTTGCTATGACCCAGCTTTCGACCGTGTTCATAATTTCCGGGTTCCTTGCACTGGTTAGTGAATCGGGGAGTTATACCTTCAGCGGGATCGCTCCCGTATCGGGAGAGCCCGCGAGTCTGATCTTCTGCCTTCTTCTGGTCGGCTTTTCGATAAAGGCCGGTGTGATTCCGCTGCACAAATGGCTCCCGTATGCACATCCGGCTGCACCTTCGGCAATATCCGCACTGATGTCCGGCGTAATGCTGAATATTGCAGTTTACGGTCTCCTGAGAGTTCTCCTTGACATCACTGAAATCGAGATCTGGTGGGGCGGGGCAATAATCGTGCTCGGCCTGCTTTCCGCCGTTCTAGGAGTCATGTACGCGATGAAAGAGTCCGATATAAAAGCGCTCCTGGCATACAGCAGCATAGAAAATATCGGGATCATATTCCTCGGAATCGGATTGTTCGTCCTCTTTACAGCCTCTTCCTATGAATTTCTCGGAATGCTCGCACTTGCAGGCTCTCTCTTTCATGCATTCAGCCACGGAATCGTCAAGTCGCTCCTGTTCATGACAGCCGGGTCCGTGGTCCATTCCGTTCATACGAGAGATATCGACGAGATGGGAGGGCTCATAAAAAGAATGCCGAATACCGGTTTCATCTTCTTTGTCGGGGCGATCGCGATATCCGCAATTCCTCCCCTCTGTTGTTTCGCAGGAGAACTGATGATATTCGAATCACTCATCTACTCGTTCCAGGAGGTCGGAGCATATATGCGGCTTTTAATCCTGGTAATCCTCTCCCTGTTCGCCCTCACGAGTGCGATGTCCGCTGCATGCTTCGTCAAGGCATTCGGGATCTCCTTCCTCGGGCTCCCCCGGTCAAAATGTGCCGAAGAGGCGGAAGAAGTGCATTCCGGAGCGGTAATCGGCCCCGCAATTCTTGCAGGCGTATGCATCCTCACCGGAGTATTCTCCGGGATGATTATGGACTTTGCAGGCTACCCGGGATTCCTTCCCGACATGCTCTCCGTCAGCCTTCTCTTGCTCCTGGTTGTTCTATTGGTCTACGCTTCGCTGAAGACGATCAGGCATCCTTCCGACAGGATCTCGGTGACATGGGACTGCGGAATACGAAGGCCGGCATCACGAATCGAATACACATCCGAGGGATTTTCACAGCCCCTCGTTACAATCTTTTCGTCGATGTTCAGGACAAAGCAGTGCCTTGAAAAAGAGTATTACGATTCTGAAGGATGCATCTTCAAATCCGGCACCGGCGGGATCAGACTCATCCGGTTTTTTGAGGAGTACATATACATCCCTGCCGGACATGCCGTCGAAAGATTCGCGGAACTCGTATCGAGGCACCAGAACGGCAGTCTCGATACATATCTTCTCTACCTCTTCATCACCGTGGTTTCGGTTATAATATACCTGGGGCTGATGCAATGA
- a CDS encoding respiratory chain complex I subunit 1 family protein, which yields MIAFESIIYCLVNAGVVILLAPLFMTVVKKVKAKMQGRQGPPLFQMYYNIAKLLSKEAVYSDTSSWVTRAVPVVSLAVMILAALFVPVIFIPDSFGGIGNIILFLYILAIGRFMISLAGLDAGSTFGGMGSSREMSLSTVIEPTIIIVAAALATVLGTLDIFEMFEKTTALDIATMPTLLLISISVFLILIIETSRVPVDNPETHLELTMIHEGMILEYSGRNLALMELSHAVKQAVYMGLLIGIIVPFGIMGSGDLLVPGIFIAALLFLGKGLILAAIVGLFESSMAKMRFFSIPTLFMTAFFFSALTIIIEVFA from the coding sequence ATGATCGCCTTTGAAAGCATCATCTATTGCCTGGTGAACGCCGGCGTGGTGATTCTCCTCGCACCGCTCTTCATGACAGTCGTCAAAAAAGTCAAGGCGAAAATGCAGGGAAGGCAGGGGCCGCCGCTGTTCCAGATGTACTACAATATCGCCAAGCTTCTTTCAAAGGAGGCCGTCTACTCGGACACGTCTTCATGGGTAACGCGTGCTGTCCCAGTAGTTTCACTGGCGGTAATGATTCTTGCGGCCCTTTTCGTGCCCGTAATATTCATCCCGGATTCGTTCGGGGGAATCGGAAACATAATCCTGTTCCTCTACATCCTGGCGATAGGGCGGTTCATGATCTCCCTTGCGGGACTCGATGCAGGGAGCACCTTCGGGGGGATGGGAAGCTCAAGAGAGATGAGCCTTTCGACCGTAATCGAACCCACGATCATAATCGTCGCGGCGGCACTTGCAACAGTCCTCGGAACGCTCGACATATTCGAGATGTTTGAAAAGACAACGGCACTTGACATTGCAACGATGCCGACACTTCTCCTGATCTCGATATCCGTGTTCCTCATACTCATTATCGAGACCTCACGTGTCCCGGTCGACAATCCAGAAACGCATCTCGAACTCACGATGATTCACGAGGGAATGATCCTCGAATATTCGGGAAGGAACCTCGCACTGATGGAGCTCTCGCATGCCGTCAAACAGGCCGTATACATGGGGCTTTTAATCGGGATCATCGTTCCCTTCGGGATTATGGGCAGCGGGGACCTCCTGGTGCCCGGAATTTTTATCGCTGCACTGCTGTTCCTCGGGAAGGGGCTGATCCTTGCGGCGATCGTAGGCCTTTTCGAGTCGTCGATGGCCAAGATGCGTTTCTTCAGCATACCCACGCTCTTCATGACCGCATTCTTCTTTTCGGCGCTGACCATCATCATCGAGGTGTTCGCATGA
- a CDS encoding hydrogenase-4 component E, translating into MIDAVMSDTVRIILVLILITAALIISTRTLSALVRVYSIQSLLITVMACVLWYMTREDTLLLIAAITFAAKVILIPSFISGIQKKIHIRRDLEFSYLKPAGSIVVSLMLMLLVYVVFSGVFGSFATENPLFFLGSIVGVSLMLMGMLVTFSRKKTITKVMGYLSMENGVLVFGCFATELPFIVEVMILVDLIILVILTTILTIGIDSSLEEFQERLVRYHIWPAGEDEQ; encoded by the coding sequence ATGATCGACGCAGTCATGTCAGATACAGTCAGGATAATACTCGTCCTGATACTGATAACAGCGGCGCTGATCATATCCACGAGGACTCTTTCCGCACTTGTCAGGGTGTATTCGATACAGTCCCTCCTGATCACGGTTATGGCATGCGTTCTCTGGTATATGACAAGAGAGGATACGCTTCTCCTGATCGCCGCAATCACATTCGCGGCAAAAGTAATTCTTATCCCGTCATTCATTTCAGGAATCCAGAAAAAGATCCATATCAGGAGAGACCTCGAATTCAGCTACCTCAAACCGGCCGGTTCGATTGTCGTGTCGCTCATGCTCATGCTCCTGGTATACGTGGTGTTCTCAGGGGTCTTCGGCAGCTTCGCGACGGAAAACCCCCTCTTCTTCCTGGGTTCGATAGTCGGAGTATCGCTGATGCTCATGGGGATGCTTGTAACATTCAGCCGCAAAAAGACGATCACGAAGGTCATGGGATACCTTTCGATGGAGAACGGAGTGCTCGTATTCGGGTGCTTCGCCACTGAACTCCCCTTCATCGTCGAAGTGATGATCCTCGTAGATCTCATCATCCTCGTAATTCTTACGACAATCCTGACAATAGGGATCGACTCTTCGCTCGAGGAGTTCCAGGAGCGCCTGGTTAGGTATCACATCTGGCCGGCGGGGGAGGATGAGCAATGA
- a CDS encoding proton-conducting transporter transmembrane domain-containing protein, with translation MTAILYLITGIIAFSLIMILKGHRSKKVILILHSAANIAISGYIMFACAIPETSGFFRVDHLSAFEAGLSSVVFFAASLYAGGYVTRLIETGELNPKSLRLFYGGFSILMTVTPLVFLSDNLALFWILAEITTVVSAMLVASLAAKENIDAALKYIFIASTAMLFAFIGLIFLFEMSRTEGGAGTLNWSELMTMSQGFDPAVSLAAFFFVFIGFSAKSGIVPFHTWLPDAHSKAPSAVSAVLSGVLLNIGIYGIIRVYAIIRQVPETETAGMFVLFFGILTVFVASMMMLRQHNLKKLIACSSIENMGLILIGLSFWTPIAVFWVLFQTLAHSLTKAELFLSAGIIHRQYKSENPAEEDVICDAFDMQPAASAFLVAGALAITGTPLFPVFLPKLFILLEAIRFDTLTGILILLFIAIASFALFRFIWNAFSCRSDGAGIRKPEHYPVAKGMHIGIVFLLVLMLYFGIMVPDWFYNYLNMIISELGLGGAL, from the coding sequence ATGACGGCCATTCTTTATCTCATCACGGGAATCATCGCGTTCTCCCTGATCATGATCCTGAAAGGCCACAGATCGAAAAAAGTGATACTGATACTTCATTCTGCGGCAAACATTGCGATATCAGGGTACATCATGTTCGCCTGCGCCATCCCGGAGACCTCGGGATTCTTCAGGGTCGACCATCTTTCCGCATTCGAGGCAGGGCTTTCGTCCGTCGTGTTCTTCGCGGCATCCCTCTACGCGGGAGGATATGTCACACGCCTGATTGAAACCGGCGAGCTGAACCCGAAAAGCCTCAGGCTCTTCTACGGCGGATTCTCCATACTGATGACCGTAACACCGCTGGTCTTCCTCTCCGACAATCTCGCACTGTTCTGGATTCTCGCCGAGATAACCACCGTCGTCTCGGCAATGCTCGTTGCAAGTCTCGCGGCGAAGGAGAATATCGACGCGGCCCTGAAGTACATCTTCATCGCATCCACCGCGATGCTGTTCGCATTTATCGGGCTCATCTTCCTCTTCGAGATGTCGAGAACCGAAGGAGGGGCGGGAACCCTGAACTGGTCGGAGCTTATGACCATGTCGCAGGGCTTTGATCCCGCAGTCTCGCTGGCGGCGTTTTTCTTCGTGTTCATCGGATTCTCGGCAAAGAGCGGTATCGTTCCGTTCCATACCTGGCTCCCGGATGCGCATTCAAAGGCCCCGTCCGCCGTTAGTGCAGTGCTCTCCGGCGTTCTGCTCAATATAGGGATATACGGAATTATCCGCGTATATGCAATTATCAGGCAGGTCCCCGAGACAGAGACCGCAGGCATGTTCGTCCTCTTCTTCGGAATCCTGACCGTGTTCGTCGCATCGATGATGATGCTGCGCCAGCACAACCTGAAGAAGCTGATCGCATGTTCGAGCATAGAGAATATGGGCCTGATACTGATCGGCCTCTCGTTCTGGACCCCCATTGCCGTCTTCTGGGTATTGTTCCAGACCCTTGCACATTCACTGACAAAGGCGGAACTCTTCCTTTCGGCAGGAATCATCCACAGGCAGTACAAATCGGAAAACCCGGCAGAGGAGGACGTGATCTGCGACGCCTTCGATATGCAGCCCGCCGCTTCGGCATTCCTTGTCGCAGGCGCCCTTGCGATAACCGGGACTCCGCTCTTCCCGGTCTTCCTACCGAAACTGTTCATACTGCTCGAAGCGATCAGATTCGATACACTAACAGGAATTCTGATCCTGCTCTTTATCGCAATCGCCTCCTTCGCCCTGTTCAGGTTCATCTGGAACGCCTTCTCCTGCAGGTCCGACGGTGCCGGCATCAGGAAGCCGGAGCATTATCCGGTTGCAAAAGGCATGCACATCGGTATTGTGTTCCTGCTGGTGCTCATGCTTTATTTCGGGATCATGGTCCCGGACTGGTTCTACAATTACTTAAACATGATAATCTCGGAGCTCGGACTGGGAGGTGCGTTGTAA
- a CDS encoding NADH-quinone oxidoreductase subunit D-related protein — translation MADSCKPTMIANNGVMEHEFHLAEIDTDFGERIEYLKRSGYVLLCLFCREDSATRDLFRLTYIFESQENRRIYEMEYETSGDAISIAEKFPTASLYEREITDGFGILFRGSFDTRRLILHAAYPKDFHPLKKSFCNGPVNVREIVPEEELYKFRRLDGKGVYEVAVGPVHAGIIEPGHFRFSVIGEAIFNLETRLYYLHRGIEKLAEGKKPAECLKIAESISGDESVANAVCFCLAAEKIAGIRPSLRAETLRGIALEMERICSLLSDCAGMLTDVAYPVGASRFMALKEECMRMNRKLFGHRFIRDYITIGGVSGDVGSTDLLLLESFADRIGESVKEAYDSAINSSSVIDRLATTGIIRQSLIRPLNLTGPAARSSGSRRDVRTDYPYGIYNHHTPVVPSHDAGDVLSRFMQKAEEIQASARFIKGITGEMPAGEIKTSGPDIYDDGCAFAMVEGARGQNLHYLEIRDGKIWRYKVRTASFTNWLSIEHAVIGNIVPDFPVINKSLNLSYAGNDL, via the coding sequence ATGGCAGATTCCTGTAAACCCACAATGATTGCAAACAATGGCGTAATGGAACACGAATTCCATCTTGCCGAAATTGACACGGATTTTGGTGAACGGATCGAATACCTGAAAAGATCTGGCTATGTCCTGCTCTGCCTCTTCTGCCGGGAGGATTCTGCAACAAGAGATCTTTTCAGGCTGACATACATCTTCGAGAGCCAGGAGAACAGGCGTATTTACGAGATGGAATACGAAACCTCCGGTGATGCGATCTCCATTGCAGAAAAGTTTCCTACAGCATCCCTGTATGAAAGAGAGATCACCGACGGTTTCGGCATCCTTTTCAGGGGCTCTTTCGACACGAGGAGGCTGATCCTCCATGCCGCCTATCCGAAGGATTTCCACCCGCTGAAAAAATCGTTCTGCAACGGACCCGTAAACGTCAGGGAGATTGTTCCTGAAGAGGAGCTATATAAATTCAGGAGACTCGACGGAAAAGGAGTCTACGAGGTCGCAGTAGGGCCCGTTCATGCAGGAATCATCGAGCCGGGGCACTTCAGGTTCAGCGTAATCGGGGAGGCTATATTCAACCTCGAAACCCGCCTATATTATCTCCACAGGGGGATCGAAAAACTCGCCGAGGGAAAGAAACCGGCAGAGTGCCTGAAGATTGCCGAATCGATATCCGGAGACGAGAGCGTTGCAAATGCCGTCTGTTTCTGCCTTGCGGCCGAAAAGATCGCAGGCATCAGGCCGTCCCTTCGTGCGGAGACGCTGAGAGGCATCGCACTTGAGATGGAGAGAATCTGCTCGCTTTTAAGCGACTGTGCAGGGATGCTGACCGATGTCGCCTACCCTGTCGGAGCGAGCCGTTTCATGGCCCTGAAGGAGGAGTGCATGAGAATGAACAGGAAGCTCTTCGGCCACAGGTTCATAAGGGATTATATCACCATCGGCGGCGTTTCGGGCGATGTCGGATCGACCGATCTCCTGCTGCTGGAGTCATTTGCAGACAGGATCGGCGAATCTGTAAAAGAGGCATATGATTCCGCGATTAACTCTTCATCGGTCATAGACAGGCTCGCCACAACAGGAATCATCAGGCAGTCGCTTATCAGACCATTAAACCTGACCGGACCCGCTGCAAGATCTTCCGGGAGCAGAAGAGACGTGAGGACGGATTATCCGTACGGAATTTACAATCACCACACTCCAGTGGTCCCTTCACACGATGCCGGCGATGTGCTTTCCCGCTTCATGCAGAAGGCAGAAGAGATCCAGGCATCGGCACGGTTCATAAAGGGCATCACCGGGGAGATGCCGGCAGGAGAGATCAAAACATCCGGACCGGACATCTACGACGACGGATGTGCATTCGCGATGGTCGAAGGTGCACGGGGCCAGAACCTGCATTACCTGGAAATTCGCGACGGAAAGATCTGGAGATACAAAGTTCGAACCGCATCTTTCACGAACTGGCTTTCGATCGAGCATGCCGTTATCGGAAACATCGTTCCGGACTTTCCGGTGATCAACAAGAGCCTGAACCTTTCCTATGCGGGGAACGATCTGTGA
- a CDS encoding NADH-quinone oxidoreductase subunit B family protein, translating to MKGFFGKLIQKPLTERIEVNDSDFERYGSMLKAEINSVFKRSIAIREVDCGSDNAAEIEINNLSSPYYDVERFGVTFVASPRHADVLFVTGAVTHNMRYALKKTYDATPSPKFVVAIGDEACNGGIFKDSYAICGPVSSVVPVDLEIPGNPPEPVDMIKSLLALMKEAKKD from the coding sequence ATGAAGGGATTCTTTGGTAAATTGATACAAAAACCTCTGACAGAGAGGATCGAAGTAAACGATTCGGACTTCGAGAGATACGGATCGATGCTGAAGGCCGAAATAAACTCGGTCTTCAAGAGGAGCATTGCAATAAGGGAGGTCGACTGCGGAAGCGACAACGCCGCCGAGATCGAGATCAACAACCTCAGCTCGCCTTACTATGACGTCGAACGCTTTGGGGTGACATTCGTTGCATCCCCACGTCATGCCGACGTCCTTTTCGTAACCGGTGCCGTGACCCACAATATGAGATACGCCCTGAAGAAGACCTACGATGCAACCCCGTCCCCGAAATTTGTCGTTGCAATCGGAGACGAGGCATGCAACGGCGGCATATTCAAAGACAGCTATGCCATCTGCGGCCCGGTAAGTTCGGTCGTTCCGGTGGACCTTGAGATCCCGGGAAACCCTCCCGAACCCGTGGATATGATCAAAAGCCTTCTGGCCCTCATGAAGGAGGCTAAAAAAGATTAA
- a CDS encoding carbonic anhydrase, whose translation MIDAFIEGNKKFVEKEFRRKKDHYSSLSKGQSPRSLWITCSDSRVNPERITSAEAGEIFVHRNIGNIVPEDDLNIATVLEYAVNHLKVGQIVICGHSNCGAMKALVSKGSTGDQYIPQWLEEAKPAAENAVSRGCPEKMKTLEIENIKHQLENLKKYYMVRDAIDQGRLEVHGMYYDLETGLIEEVA comes from the coding sequence ATGATTGATGCTTTTATCGAAGGTAACAAAAAATTTGTAGAGAAGGAGTTCAGACGGAAGAAGGATCACTATTCTTCATTATCAAAAGGGCAGAGCCCGAGGTCGCTCTGGATTACATGTTCCGACTCCAGGGTGAATCCTGAAAGAATTACCTCGGCCGAGGCCGGAGAGATCTTCGTTCACAGGAATATCGGCAATATCGTTCCTGAAGATGACCTGAATATCGCAACAGTGCTCGAGTACGCTGTGAACCACCTTAAGGTCGGGCAGATTGTAATCTGCGGGCATTCGAACTGCGGGGCCATGAAGGCGCTCGTATCCAAAGGCAGCACCGGCGATCAGTATATTCCGCAGTGGCTTGAGGAGGCGAAGCCGGCCGCCGAGAATGCAGTGTCACGCGGTTGTCCTGAAAAGATGAAAACCCTTGAGATAGAGAATATAAAACACCAGCTTGAAAACCTTAAAAAATATTACATGGTCCGTGATGCAATCGACCAGGGCAGACTGGAGGTACACGGGATGTATTACGATCTCGAAACGGGCCTGATTGAGGAAGTGGCCTGA
- a CDS encoding Coenzyme F420 hydrogenase/dehydrogenase, beta subunit C-terminal domain: MVAKGDMLWAWAKDSAALERGECGGAVTALLKYALESGEVDGVLTVEKGVDLYDAKPVFITNPEDIAKAAGSLHCGTLLMPKIIKKFLNGARDMKIAVTMKGCDAKAFYELVKRQQINIDNVLTIGLNCGGSVSPIEARVMIEEKFGLNPDDIVKEEIDKGQFIVVTKDGEHKGIKIDELEEEGYGRRANCQRCKTKIPRQCDLACGNWGVIGDKAGKATFVEVCSDKGAALVTKAEGKAVETAKPAGPALDIRGKVEGAMFKLGDKCRKEQFEKLGEGKERLNYIMDQTSRCIKCYQCIENCPICYCVECSTKKSHLVDPGDVTPPFMFHLIRYSHIADSCVNCGQCQELCAMDIPNALFMHALQLEMQDMFGYEPGVNLDLPILSLVEEPAERKRLSDTGTDQIFDIFGQKE, from the coding sequence ATGGTAGCAAAAGGCGACATGCTCTGGGCATGGGCAAAAGATTCCGCTGCTCTCGAAAGAGGAGAGTGCGGTGGTGCAGTAACCGCTCTTCTGAAATACGCTCTTGAAAGCGGAGAAGTCGACGGTGTTCTCACGGTCGAGAAGGGTGTCGATCTATACGATGCAAAACCCGTGTTCATCACGAACCCCGAGGATATTGCGAAGGCGGCAGGATCGCTCCACTGCGGTACGCTCCTCATGCCTAAAATCATCAAGAAGTTCCTCAACGGTGCACGCGACATGAAGATCGCAGTAACCATGAAGGGCTGCGATGCAAAGGCATTCTACGAACTCGTCAAGAGGCAGCAGATCAATATCGACAACGTCCTCACCATCGGTCTCAACTGCGGAGGATCGGTAAGCCCGATCGAAGCACGCGTAATGATCGAGGAGAAGTTCGGCCTCAACCCCGACGACATCGTCAAGGAAGAGATCGACAAAGGTCAGTTCATCGTTGTCACGAAGGACGGCGAACACAAGGGAATCAAGATCGACGAACTTGAAGAGGAAGGATACGGACGCCGTGCAAACTGCCAGCGCTGCAAGACAAAGATCCCACGCCAGTGCGATCTTGCATGCGGTAACTGGGGAGTTATCGGCGACAAGGCCGGAAAGGCAACATTCGTCGAAGTCTGCTCGGACAAGGGTGCAGCCCTCGTTACAAAGGCGGAAGGCAAGGCAGTCGAGACAGCAAAGCCCGCAGGACCCGCACTGGATATCCGCGGAAAGGTAGAGGGCGCGATGTTCAAGCTCGGAGACAAGTGCCGCAAGGAACAGTTCGAAAAGCTCGGCGAAGGCAAAGAGCGTCTCAACTATATCATGGACCAGACCTCAAGGTGCATCAAGTGCTACCAGTGCATCGAGAACTGCCCGATCTGCTACTGTGTCGAGTGTTCTACCAAGAAGTCGCACCTTGTAGATCCCGGCGATGTCACTCCGCCATTCATGTTCCACTTAATCCGCTATTCGCATATTGCAGATTCCTGTGTAAACTGCGGCCAGTGCCAGGAACTCTGTGCAATGGACATACCAAATGCATTATTCATGCACGCACTTCAGCTCGAGATGCAGGATATGTTCGGATACGAACCCGGTGTCAACCTCGATCTCCCGATTCTCTCGCTTGTCGAGGAGCCGGCCGAGAGAAAGCGTCTCAGCGACACAGGCACAGATCAGATCTTCGACATCTTCGGTCAGAAAGAATAA